gtacccgtggtgtctcggctggcgtcgtcctccgaggaggaacgggaaccagacggcccggaagccgagcgtccctgcgccgacccccgctgcaggctcgcaacggagcgcatacaggcccagctctcagagctccgcaagcaggtggacaaggtgaggtccgcCCAGCTCCAATTcgcccgccgctatcgagagttgaggaggggggaagaggggaggaagagcaggcgggcaaggtcgtgtcctgccccgccggcaccatcccccgaccccgcccccgggcgagggccggcccccgggcgaggggcggcccgaggtctccgggcggcctccgggcctgtggaagcctacgatccaacaaagtacccgtacccggaccacgcccgcgccttgagttgagtatggttatggcacttctctgttgggctggtggtgggtgtatgtcgtctaggctgacttttgactttcgcccccgttctgcagacttgcttttggcagagttcgagggtttccaattggggagcgagcccaccgcccgtctgcggaataacgtggcctccaaactggcgagggtcaaggccttcctaggcttcatggcgacaggccacgcggacccagaaaccttgtccttcctcaaccaaccggcgcgcatccgagcctggtctgccctgctaggccaaacgggcatggccgagcccacgaggcagcactacctgaagaacgtggcgcagttcctggattatctctccgaaaccccgccggcctcctgccgcctctccagtaccaccTTGGTGCTGattcgcagggagcttcgagctctcattcgcggcatacgccgccgcgtcgtggtgcacgaggttaggaccaagcaagccaaagaaggcagactcatctccaaagccaccctgctacgctgccatcggacggctgggagaaaaatacctgcccttctaggtgagtgtttggtccccgccggtctgcgtttccaccagtggcggtggaaacgctgacctgctctccgttcttccctcttctgctccagggcaccaacggctctcggtcaaaccgagccacgtcagcgtacccaccccttagcccccgaatgggggttaaggggtgggtacgctgacgtggctcggtgccccaaggcaaaaagataatgtctgctccggggcgccagcggctctcggtcaaaccgagccacgtcagcgtacccaccccttagcccccgaatgggggttaaggggtgggtacgctgacgtggctcgatgccccaaggcaaaaagataatgtctgctccgggtcgccagcggctctcggtcaaaccaagccacgtcagcgtacccaccccttaacccccgaattcgggggttaaggggtgggtacgctgacgtcgctcggtttgaccgagccgctggcgccccggagcagacattatctttttgccttggggcaccagcggctattgCTAAGTTTAAAACCGTTGGTGGTGTAAAcatggtttgttggaaaagtctaacccctaacctccctccgtcagacggcctcgagtccagcccagacaccaggcagcagtggcgcttctatggctacctgaccggctacctgacctgcatcacgggccatcgctgtggggtcttccagaacctgaccatccaggaggtccaagaggcttccagaagcccggacgagtccgcctatgtcatAAACGTGAGTGGGACGTTGCATGTGGCGGCCACCAGTGGTagggctcactcatcttctctctgattttcccagatcaccacgcacaagacaaaccgagccttcggcgcggctcagctgtctctcaacaaggaagaatacagctggttccggaggtttttgcagctgcgggctagcctccccggggggagccaggcctcctattttttttttacttccagacccagtccctgtcgaaccctgaacaaatattttcaatctgcatggaccagcatggggcttcccggcaagcccaccttcactgacgtccgaactgccatcgcgacccacgtgagtatctatgccagtgcccccccgctgacccccatgactgccagcggctttgaccccaaaaagtctctgtctgtctgtctgtctctgacgcaggcaaagaattcacattcttccgaggatcgcaggaaggtggcccaattcatgtgccacgatacctcaacctcagacaagttctacgcgcttcacctaggccctctccaagcacgtgagcaccgcagactcttcgagagggccttggtggaggaggaggaggaggaggaggaggaggaggaggcagcgggcagagaacgccactcaaggaaggggcgccagagggcagagagtcccgggtcacccatggtaaatcagttcctttttggcatggacctcaacagagggacgtgtggtgttaggtaactggccttttctctttttcaggagggaactagcaggaggacgctgccatggccgccttcgaaggggaaacgccccctcgaagcaaccgaagactctgaatcttcctaaataaaaattgaacaataaaggtcatatggtgttcagtgtctttattattcctctatctgtgtgaTAAAACATAGCTTcgaatgggacaaatgatccctatctcctctgttagaagtgtcgcgtgggacgcccgcgtccaggttcagcctttgctaagccccaattgggacaaatgatccctgtctcctgtggtaaaagtgtcgcgtgggacgcccgcgtccaggttcagccttggttgaaagcccatcgggacaaatgatccctttttaaacacaaagaggtgccaggctggacgagactgtccaggtctgcgccggcgttgaacggccatatggcccatggtccaactctgggtatttgcaggtgtctcccgggacggctcggtcctttgggctgcataaagaggtcggaagagggctgcccaaaagcgggggttaacttctgtgaggaaATATATCAAGGTCGGATCTGTCAGTACTTCTACAGCAACATCAATGAAATACAAATGGCCCTTTTTTCTGTTACCTACATTTACTGTTGCTGTTTTCCTTGAGAGATCTAACATTATGTTGCTGAAACACTGAAAATGGCTCTATATACAATACAAAGTGCAATTACATGAGCTTGCacatggtgagtaaatgattacatgaTTCATCCCAACAGGATATGAGGTTCTTTGTCCCTTTTCAGAAAAGTGTTTAATTCATTTTCTCAGCATCCGGCGCtttaaagaattatttttatattttccaagcAGTAAACATtcactggattttttttattataaaatccatatttgcagttgaagtcagaattattagcccccctgaattattagccaccctgaattattagcccccctgtttattttattttttttccaatttctgtttagcggagagaagacttttttttaaacattctttttattgtatttttttacatcagtacaaatgataatttttttacatacGTGCACTTTTTTCCTTTTAAGCACAGAGTTGTAACATCATGTTACTATTATTTGTATAAGATaactaaaaaaaacagaaaagaggggggaaatggcaaaaaaataaataaataaatatgggtgGATATTTAAGGTGTTTCAACTAGTGTTCTATTACTGCTCTCGTGTTAAAGTACTTAATAAATGGATTCCATATTAcatcaaaattctttttttttttttttagggaaaGCCTTAGCTTCTCAAGTTGCAGACAGGacatgacattttttattaatgtggAGGAACATGGAGGATCTTTTTGTTTCCAATTTAGAAAAATCAATCTACATACCAAAAGGGTTTGAAATCTAATCACTGTACGTTGATTACTAGATAATTCTGCGTCATCGCTAACACCAATTATAGCTAAAATAGGCCCAGGGTATACTTGTTTTCCCACCACTTCTGGTATTAgtttaaaaaactgaaatgacTGAAGTCATTAACAATTTTAGAACAACTCCAAAACATGTGACCAAGCGATGCCTGGATTTGATTGCATCGATCACGCAGTGGGTCTAAGAAAGGAAACATCTTAGCGAGCTTCAATTTAGACAAGTGGAGTCGGTGAAGAATCTTAAACTGTAATAAACCATGCCTGATACactgttatttttaatttctgctCCTAGATCCTCCTCCCAAGCCATTTTGAGATGCTCTAATGAAACATCACATTCTAACTGAGATAATTTATTACATATAATTGAAATTCCTCCTTTCATAAATGGCTTCTGTAGAAACAAAGTGTCTACTATGGAGGTTGGTGGTTCAATAGTAAATGATATaaaattattttggaaaaaactGCAAGCttgtagatatttaaaaaaatgggtaCTTGGCAGATCAAATGTCTGCAGTAATTGTTGAAACGTTGAAAAACGATTATCAATGAAAAGATCTTTAAAGGAGTGTATCCCTTTATTTGACCAGACCTGAAATAGAGAGTCAGTTTTAGAAGGGGTAAATGAATGATTGTCAGTCAGTGGGCTTAAGACAGAACATGTTTGCCACTTAAAGTGTTTTCAAACCTGtttccaaattttaaatgaatgaaaccaCTGCATTGTTTAATCGAGATGTGGGTGAAACAGATAAAGCTGAGTAAAGTAAAGCTGGCCAAGAGGAAGGGGAACATTACTTTTTTTCCATGTGACCCCAATCTGATAACCCCTCTTTTACCCCAAAAGAAAATGCTCTGATATTACATGCATGATATTACATGCCCAGTAATacaactgaaaatgtggtaagactgcctacagggaggaaatacagcatctggccacttggtgcaccgacaataatctgctccttaacaccaacaagaccacggagctcattgtggacttcaggaagggacgaacaggctcacatgatcccaccCACATTATTGGGATGTCCGTTGAGCcggtctcatccttcaagttcgtggggacccacatctcaaaggacctttcctggaccaccaacacctccagcctggtcaagaaggctcaccagcgcctatttttcttaaggcaacttaagaagaaccagctttcatcagctgtcttggtgaacttctcccgctgcacaatagaaagcatcctgaccaactgagACAGTCTGGTATTGAAGccgctctgttgctgagcgtaaggcactgcagcgggtggtgaaaactgcccaacgcatcacagggactacactgccagccattgaggacatccagaataaacgctgtctgcgccgagcacgcagtattcttaaggacacctctcaccccccccacccccacaatCCTCTAACTTATattcctcacaatcactgcactgtttaacatttgcacatttaaattggcacatattcattgcactacattgcaccgattcacttatttgaactgtacatacccactgcacatggacatttttaatgatgtacacacccactgtgcatatacatttgtaattatgtttatctgtctgcacacttctgattactaatagcatcctgtacatatattcatttattgtaaatctctcttcatagctaatacaacctgtatacaatgttcatagtacatccatctgtaaatattaccatagtttttctataattgcactttatacaggtaacttatacctgtatcctgcacttgttGCTATTGCACTGCTTGGTTAGaccaaactgcatttcgttgccttgtacaagtacatgtgtaatgacaataaagttgaatctaatctaatctaaactcaTCCCTCCTTTCATTTTAATTCTCTGTAAATATATCTTCTTGATTCTAGGATTTCTTTTATTCCAAATGTATTGGGTAATCATCTTgtctatttttttaatgatttgttgATATATACTGGGATACATTGGAAAAGAAAAAGATATTTGGGCAAAATAGTCATTTTTACTGTGTTAATGCGGCCAGCTAACAAAAGAGGAAGATTGgtccattttttaaaaagttgttggGTGTTTTCAAATAGTTTCAAGATATTTTCTCtagtggtgacgcagtggcgcagtaagtagggctgtcgcctcacagcaagaaggtcactggttcaagtctcagctgggtcggttggtgtttctgtgtggagtttgcatgttctccatgtgtttgcgggtttccaccaggtgctcccgtttcccccacagtccaaagacatgaggtacaggtgaattgggtaagcttaagccaaattgtccgtagtgtatgtgtgtgaatgagtgtgtatggatgtttcccagagatgggttgcggctggacgggcatccgctgcgtaaaacatgtgctggataagttggcagttcattccgctgtggcgaccctggattaataaagggactaagccgaaaagaaaatgaatgaatgaatgaatgaatattttctctAAAGAGTGAAGAAAAATGTTTAGTAATGGTAATCCATCATGATGGAGGTAACATTTTGCTTTAAACTCAAAAGGGAAAAGGAGGACAATGCAGTGGCCTTTCAAGGCTAAACTATACACTTTGACTTATTCCACTGACTGCTCATATCGTGGCACAGGGTCAGAGAGAACAAATAGGgacaaacagagagaaaaaaaattctttacaCAATATCAGTGCTGTTATCACTGATAATTAATCAACAtgtacagtggagatcaaaaggtaattataacataattacactaattatagtacaattaaattattataattaaaaatatatgctgtaaaaaaatgcagggttccacacaatccattcatgttgtcctaacacaaattaagttaacttaacactgaacctaaaaaaaaaggttggcCCAATGaaatctaaagaattgtgttgtttcagctcattttaaataagtagttttgagtgtatattacaattccaaatatttatgttttttaaagataCATATTTGATTAAGAAAGTGATAATAGCAAGAATAAAAATAACACTTTACATGaataattcactttttaaaaaatgttttatgtacaatgaacaataaaaattattattattattattattattatccttcaAAAATCATGTCAATATGCTAATTTTGCTGctcaaaaaaacatttcttgttATTAATTAAgattaagaagaaaaaaactgtaaatcctGAGTGTGAAATCctggtaaacaaaacaagcaataaaaactgTTACCTTTCCTTTTTTTGAGCTGAGCTcatattaattgtattatgtaTGCATGACTCTTATTTTGGAAAATGGGAGAAGCAGGGAGATCAATAAAGCCAAAGGATGCATCCGAAACTGCCTACTGcttagtaggtactgcatttgaatttaaacgtactactcgaccattagaaaagtacgttttatacagtatgaatgtgagaagtatgaatggaattcagacgtactacagcagccattttgtcatggtcacgtgacctacctgcatcagttgcgtcacttcactcccattcatgaattctctcgcggtgcatcagcgcagcgtgcatgggatgcgcacttcagaatctcaccggaagtagtaggtcatccaggtacttctcgcatacagaTTTTCGGACATACTATTACTCGGCTAGGATattgattttagcgtactatatactatggaagtatgcggtttagGATACATACTATAGGTTAAAGCAAGTCGCACTACGGTTTTAAATACTGAATTGCTCAGCAACAACAGCAATGAACATATATGCTGAATGCATTTATCTGCCAACTATCTGTTTACAGCTCGTCAGAATACAAAATGcaagattatacatttattttgtgcCACCCTGAAGAGGCACAAGGTCTGTTTAAGATCTTCTGTCACTGTTTCTGTTTAGATctgagcagtggtggaaagagtgctaaaaaatcatacttaagtaaaaaaaaaaacattacttgcctaaaaatgtagtgcaagcagAGTAAAAGTGTCTGCTGTAAATATTGCTCAAAGTATTAGTacaaagtagccctttcaaaattacttaagagtagtgagtattacgctgcaaaaagctgatgcatttacaagtCATTTGTGGATGTAAGTGTAACATTCTGcatagccagcatctaaggataacgttattttgatgtctaataatgacatcaaatgacgttgatatttggttgattttaggctgtgttagaaaaatccaacgtcgagccaacatcttaaaccaacatcattttgatgtcaaatacttacatttatttgtcaggtatggcaaacaaTGAATTgaaaattcaacatctgatagatgtcacagtggtaacgtccacacaacatcaaattgtaacatcattaaacgttgatatttggttgattttaggttggacgttggacattgacctgacgttgagttctgatgtcaacctgattttcatttccaaacaaaatgcagcatcCCTATGACattagggtacaatgtcaatctgacgtcatgttgacatctcgTGCCTGCTGAGTGtataaggccatttcggtcatcatacaataaacgtccgtcatcttctcatcagtggcaTGCATCAAAAcattctctgggtcaatgtgtgtaaagatttttcttggacacttttaatgctttcaaacagttagctgcaattataaagtgcccatgtcttaaggtagatcactatgatgtgatttaccttctgtgtgcgatttgattcgacaggaatcacaggactgatttttctaatccccatatacaagaaataataaaaaagttactgctggttgaaggaaagtagtggag
The window above is part of the Danio aesculapii chromosome 18, fDanAes4.1, whole genome shotgun sequence genome. Proteins encoded here:
- the LOC130245386 gene encoding uncharacterized protein LOC130245386, producing MMNVTRDVEFEPLLVFAACTTLVLIRRELRALIRGIRRRVVVHEVRTKQAKEGRLISKATLLRCHRTAGRKIPALLDGLESSPDTRQQWRFYGYLTGYLTCITGHRCGVFQNLTIQEVQEASRSPDESAYVINITTHKTNRAFGAAQLSLNKEEYSWFRRFLQLRASLPGGSQASYFFFTSRPSPCRTLNKYFQSAWTSMGLPGKPTFTDVRTAIATHAKNSHSSEDRRKVAQFMCHDTSTSDKFYALHLGPLQAREHRRLFERALVEEEEEEEEEEEAAGRERHSRKGRQRAESPGSPMEGTSRRTLPWPPSKGKRPLEATEDSESS